TCCGGACCGCCCTCCTCATGCCGATGGCCGCCACGCCGGTGGCGATGTCTCTCGTGTGGAACATGATGATGGAGCCCAGCCTCGGCATCCTGAACTATCTCGGGGGCTGGGTCGGTCTCCCGCCGCTCCTCTGGGCGTCCGACCCCGCCGGGGCGGTGCCGGCGCTGGCCCTGATCGACCTCTGGTTCTGGACGCCCTTCATCGCGCTGATCGTGGGCGCCGGTCTCCAGACGATCCCCGAGGAGGTCCTCGAGTCGGCCCGGCTCGACGGGGCGTCCGCCGTCTCGCTCGTCCGGCACGTCACCCTCCCCCTGGTCCGCCCGCACGTCGTGATGGCGCTGATCCTCCGGACGATCCCGGCGCTGAAGACCTTCGACCACATCTTCGTGGTGACGGGCGGCGGCCCGGCCCGGGCCAGCGAGACGCTGAACCTCTATACCTTCGTCGAGGGCTTCGAGTTCTTCCACATGGGCTACTCCTCGGCCCTGGCTGTAACCCTCATGCTGATCATCCTGGGGGTGAGCGCGGGGCTGGCCCGGCTGCGGGTGCGACAGTGGAGTTACTGACGCGCCGGATCGGCCGGCGG
This is a stretch of genomic DNA from Candidatus Methylomirabilota bacterium. It encodes these proteins:
- a CDS encoding sugar ABC transporter permease, whose product is MAAVPGPETGSWSGALDRRLPLLFTLPSQLTFLLLLGFPLGYMVYASLHEWPISPMLPATFLGAGNYLTLLSSPRFWHALWVTVYFTALAVGGELVFGVAIALLLHREFRGRGLVRTALLMPMAATPVAMSLVWNMMMEPSLGILNYLGGWVGLPPLLWASDPAGAVPALALIDLWFWTPFIALIVGAGLQTIPEEVLESARLDGASAVSLVRHVTLPLVRPHVVMALILRTIPALKTFDHIFVVTGGGPARASETLNLYTFVEGFEFFHMGYSSALAVTLMLIILGVSAGLARLRVRQWSY